In Coregonus clupeaformis isolate EN_2021a chromosome 5, ASM2061545v1, whole genome shotgun sequence, the sequence TTTGATAATCCTTGATTGAGGTCTTAGCGAAATATTTGTTgcaattgcaaacgtaataaaatggtggtctgatagtccaggattatgaggaaaaacatattgatccacaatatttattacacaaaactagatccagggtatgattgTGGCAATGTGTAGGTCGcaagacatgttggacaaaacccactgagtcgaagATGACTCGAAAGCCATTTGGAGTGGGTTTGTGGACTTTGAAGTCACCAAAATGTTttatattatctgccatgaccaCAATGTccaataggaattcagggaactcaatGAGGAAAGCTGTATacagcccaggaggcctgtaaacagtagctataaaaagtgattgagtaggctgcatagatttcatgactagaagctcaaaagacaaaaacgctgcaatgtttttattttttattgaaatTTGCAttcataaatgttagcaacacctccgcagTTGCGGGATGCTCaagggatatggtcactagtgtaaccaggaggagaggcctcatttaacacagtaaattcatcaggcttgagccatgtttcagtcaggccaatcacatcaagtttATGATcaacgctgaagctatgttgcacttggtgacctctgactgtttcatcctaacatcattGGTGCCCACGTGGATAATAAGATCCCTATAccatctacactcgccagttttagcctcagccagcaccatcttcagattagcctttacgttggtaacccctgacccctggtaaacaatgtatgatcgctggatgattctttttaagtctaatattgcagGTAATGGAGTCACCAATGACTAGAGTTtacaatttgtcagagctaatggtgggaggttTCAGACCCcataacgggtggaggagagacctgggaAGGCCCGGGCTCTGACTTTGACTCGTTGCTtagtggggaaaaccggttgaaagtttctatcggctgaatgagcgacaccggttgaacatgccgacagcatttctttccaaAAGCCATCAGCTTGTTTGGCAGGTTTCAAGCAAGACAAACTAAGAACAACCTGTTATTAAAGAGAAACTGACACAGAATACCTCAGTACCTGGTGTAGAGTGTTTTCTTACTGGTCTCAAGACTGACTTGGACACGACTTAGGCTTTAGGCTTTtaggcgtgcacatcactgacgacctgaaatggtcccttcacacagacagtgtggtgaagtaggcgcaacagcgtctctacaaccacaggaggctgaagaaatgtggcttggcccctaagaccatcatgaacttctacagatgcaccattgagagcatccttttgggctgtatcaccgcctggtacggcaattgcaccatctgcaaccgcagggctctccagagggtggtacggtcagcccaacgcatcactgggggcacactgcctgccctccaggacatctacatcacctggtgtcacaggaaggccaagaagatcatcaaggacctcagctacccgagccacggcctgttcaccccactaccatctagaaggcagagatagtacaggtgcatcaaagcagggaccgagagactgataaacagcttttatctccaggccatcagactgttaaacagtcaccactagccatcATCCGCTTAGTACCCTTCCCTGAGAGGGCTGCCTTGCTTCTAGCTCTTAGGAATGATGTATTATTTCTTACGTTATTAGCCCCCAAAAttgtttgtgttattacatacagccgggaagaactattggatatcagagcagcgGTAACTCACTACTACCAGCATTgcgaccaggaatatgactttcctgaagcggatcctttgttcgcaacccccagggcaattgaactgattccagaggccgacccaaaacaacgcCGGAGGTCCTAGGAGTGGTCTTCtagtccgacttaggaggcgtgcacaccacccaccgcttccaagtatattactcgctaatgttcagtctctggataataaagttgatGAGCTCAGGGTGAGGGATTCTTTCcatagagacatcagggattgtaacatactctgtttcacggaaacatggctctctctggaAATACTGTCAGAGTCGGTCCAGCCAGTTGTGTTCTCAGTTCatcacgcagacaggaataaatatctctccgggaattagaagggcggaggtgtatgttttatgattaacgactcatggtgtaattgtgataacatacaggaactcaagtccttttgttcacccgacctagaatacctcacagtcaaatgctgaccgtattatctcccaagagaatatTATTTgtttatagtcacggccgtgtatatcccccctcaagccgataccacgacggccctcaaagaacttcactggactttatgcaaactggaaaacacatatcctgaggctgcatttattataGCTGGGGATTTTAAGAAAAAGCAAAGTTGAGGAAAaggctaccgaagttctatcaacacattgactgtagtactcgcgctgctaaaacactcgaccactgctactccaacttccgggatgcatacaaggccctcccctgccctcctttcggcaaatctgaccacgactccattttgctcctcccttcctataagcagaaactcaaacaggaagtacccgtgctaaggactattcaacactggtctgaccaatcggaatccacgcttcaagattgttttgatcatgcggactgggatatgttccgggtagcttcagaGAATAATATCAACGTATATactgatacggtgactgagtttatcaggaagtgtataggttgtacccactgtgactattaaaacctaccccaaccagaaaccgtggatagaaggcagcattcgcacaaaactgaaagcgcgaaccaccgcatttaaccatggcaaggtaactgggaatatggcagaatacaaacagtgtagttattccctccacaaggcaatcaaacaggcaaaacgtcagtatagggaTGAAgaggagtcgcaattcaacggctcagacacgagacgtatgtggcagggtctacagacaatcacggactacaaaaggaaaaccagccacgttgcggACACAGACGTCTttcttccggacaagctaaacacctttttcgcccactttgaggataatacagtgccaccgacgtggcttgctaccaaggactgtgggctctccttctccgtggccgacgtgagtaagacatttaagcgggttaaccctcgcaaggctgccggccaagttggcatccctagccgcgtccgcagaccagctggctggtgtgtttacggacattttcaatctctccctatcccagtctgttgtccccacatgctcaagatggccaccattgtccctgtacccaagaaagcaagtgtaactgaactaaatgactatcgctccGTAGcattcacttctgtcatcatgaagtgctttgagagactagtcaaggatcatatcacctctaccttacctgccaccctagacccacttcaatttgcttaccgtcccaatagatccacagacgatgcaatcgccatcacactgcacactgacttatcccatctggacaagaggaatacctatgtaagaatgctgttcattgactatagctcagcattcaacaccatagtaccctccaagcgcatcattaagcttgaggccctgggtctgaaccccgctctgtgcaactgggtcctggacttcctgacgggccgcccccaggtggtgaaggtaggaaacaacatctccacttcgcttatcctcaacattggggccccacaagggtgtgtgctcaaccccctcctgtactccctgttcacccatgactgcgtggccaagcacgtctccagctcaatcatcaagtttacagatgacacaacagtagtaggcttgattaccaacaatgacgagactgcctacagggaggaggtgagggctctgggagtgtggtgcaggaaaataacctctcactcaatgtaaaaaaaacaaaggagatgatcgtggacttcatgAAACAGCAGAGCGAGCACCCCCTATCcattcctcggcgtacacatcactgacaaactgaaatggtccacccacacaatCAGTGTGGTAAAGAAGGTGCAaaagcgcctcttcaacctcaggaggctgaagaaatgtggcttggcacctaaaaccctcacaaacctttacagatgcacaattgagagcatcctgtcgggctgtatcaccgcctggtacggcaacagcaccgcctgcaaccgcagggctctccagagggtggtgcggtctgcccaacacatcaccgggagcaaactaccagccctccaggacacctacagcacccaatgtcacaggaaggctaaaaatatcatcaaggacaacaaccacccgagccactgcctgttcaccccgctatcatccagaaggtgaggtcagtacaggtgcatcaaagctgggaccgaaagactgaaaaacagcttctatctcaaggccatcagactgttaaatagccttcactagcacattagaggctgctgcctatatacatagattagaaatcgctggccacattaataaatggaacactagtcactttaataatgtttacatacagtgggggaaaaaagtatttagtcagccaccaattgtgcaagttatcccacttaaaaagatgagagaggcctgtaattttcatcatagatacacgtcaactatgacagacaaattgaggaaaagaaatccagaaaatcacattgtaggattttttatgaatttatttgcaaattatggtggaaaataagtatttggtcacctacaaacaagcaagatttctggctctcacagacctgtaacttcttctttaagaggctcctctgtcctccactcgttacctgtattaatggcacctgtttgaacttgttatcagtataaaagacacctgtccacaacctcaaacagtcacactccaaactccactatggccaagaccaaagagctgtcaaaggacaccagaaacaaaattgtagacctgcaccaggctgggaagactgaatctgcaataggtaagcagcttggtttgaagaaatcaactgtgggagcaattattaggaaatggaagacattcaaggccactgataatctccctcgatctggggctccctgcaagatctcaccccgtggggtcaaaatgatcacaagaacggtgagcaaaaatcccagaaccacacaggggacctagtgaatgacctgcagagagctgggaccaaagtaacaaagcctaccatcagtaacacactacgctgccagggactcaaatcctgcagtgccagacgtgtccccctgcttaagccagtacatgtccaggcccgtctgaagtttgctagagtgcatttggatgatctagaagaggattgggagaatgtcatatggtcagatgaaaccaaaatataactttttggtaaaaactcaactcgtcgtgtttggaggacaaagaatgccgagttgcatccaaagaacaccatacctactgtgaagcatgggggtggaaacatcatgctttggggctgtttttctgcaaagggaccaggacgactgatccgtgtaaaggaaagaatgaatggggccatgtatcgtgagattttgagtgaaaacctccttccatcagcaagggcattgaagattaaacgtggctgggtctttcagcatgacaatgatcccaaacacactgcccgggcaacgaaggagtggcttcgtaagaaaaaaagttttcttagcacttttaatgataaaggctttaaacattactcgattcagtctgcctatccgtgacgtcatcgccccgcgccagcagcagcgcaaaggcgcaaagacaacaaaacatagcatggcggacgacagaggagaagccgacgagcgagaaattatcaagccaccattgcggtccttacaagaaacaggaatctaggaaacttctcctgcactgtccagtatccaggtatttatttcagtcacactggttttttggctaaaaggttactgaatcgatttcaagtcactgaatcgtttcggatcgtatcgttctaaatgaaccaatatcgtccttgaatcgtatcgacaaccacgaatcgtgatacaaatcgaatcgttgttaaaacgaatcgttacacccctaatatatatatatatatatatatatatacactgctcaaaaaaataaagggaacactaaaataacacatcctagatctgaatgaatgaaataatacttttttctttacatagttgaatgtgctgacaacaaaatcacacaaaaattatcaatggaaatcaaatttatcaacccatggaggtctggatttggagtcaccctcaaaattaaagtggaaaaccacactacaggctgatccaactttgatgaaatgtccttaaaacaagtcaaaatgaggctcagtagtgtgtgtggcctccacgtgcctgtatgacctccctacaacgcctgggcatgctcctgatgaggtggcggatggtctcctgagggatctcctcccagacctggactaaagcatccgccaactgctggacagtctgtggtgcaacgtgccgttgatggatggagcgagacatgatgtcccagatgtgctcaattggattcaggtctggggaacgggcgggccagtccatagcatcaatgccttcctcttgcaggaactgctgacacactccagccacatgaggtctagcattgtcttgcattaggaggaatccagggccaaccgcaccagcatatggtctcacaaggggtctgaggatctcatctcggtacctaatggcagtctggctacctctggcgagcacatggaggggtgtgcggccccccaaagaaatgccaccccacaccatgactgacccaccgccaaaccggtcatgctggaggatgttgcaggcagcagaacgttctccacggcgtctccagactctgtcacgtctgtcacatgtgctctgtgtgaacctgctttcatctgtgaagagcacagggcgccagtggcgaatttgccaatcttggtgttctctggcaaatgccaaacgtcctgcacggtgttgggctgtaagcacaaccaccacctgtggacgtcgggccctcataccaccctcatggagtctgtttctgaccgtttgagcagacacatgcacatttgtggcctgctggaggtcattttgcagggctctggcagtgctcctcctgctcctccttgcacaaaggcagaggtagcagtcctgctgctgggttgttgccctcctacggcctcctccacgtctcctgatgtactggcctgtctcctggtagcgcctccatgctctggacactacgctgacagacacagcaaaccttcttgccacagctcgcattgatgtgccatcctggatgagctgcactacctgagccacttgtgtgggttgtagactccgtctcatgctaccactagagtgaaagcaccgccagcattcaaaagtgaccaaaacatcagccaggaagcataggaactgagaagtggtctgtggtcaccacctgcaaaaccagtcctttattgggggtgtcttgctaattgcctataatttccacctgtggtctattccatttgcacaacagcatgtgacatttattgtcaatcagtgttgcttcctaagtggacagtttgatttcacagaagtgtgattgacttggagttacattgtgttgtttaagtgttcactttatttttttgagcagtgtatatacatatatatatatattccggaCTCTAACATTGgtcattctgatatttcttaatttctttctttttactttttggattatgtgtgtattgttttgtattgctagatactactgcactgttggagcttgaaacacaagcatttcgctgcacctgcgataaaaTCTGCAAATCTGTttatgcgaccaataaactttgatttgagatGTAGCGAAGAGCCAGAATCAATGTGTCATCTCAAAGTAATTTGATGACAGCAAACCCATCATAcagtatgaaaatatgttatgTAATGTCTGTTGTGGACTGAAAACATTCTGTCTTTTGTGGAGAGGTTGAATATTAACTGGTGGTTATGTAAGGGAGTAGGGTAAAGGGGGGTATTTCTTCTGTCAGAACTGAGGGGCCAATTGTGCTCTAAAGAAGAAAAAGGTAGTTGATCCCTTGCTCATAAAAAAGGCAAGTGGGAAGTCATGAAATTACTATGGTGATAACATGTCAATAACACATCAGTGTGTAGGTAATAATATGCTGATTTATATGATTCTAAAATACTAATCAGATAGATCAGGTTCTCTCTATCTATCATACATTAACCACCactgttcctctctctttcacttcctCCCTCCACTATGATCTTCCTCTGGCAGCTGGAGCCATCTTGATACGATCTCCTGAGCAGAGTCTGACCAGGCCTGTCCAACAGGATGTATTGTTCTCTGTGGACATCTCCTGTGTTGGGATTCCCACCATACAGTGGACCTTTATGTCTGGCAGGGTGAGCAGAGACATTGGGGCCTGGCAACCTGGGGGGTATACCAATGTATCAGAGGACTACATGGACAGAATCCACACATACACTAATGGATCTATGGGACTGTCGGACCTACGTATTCAGGACACCGGTTTCTACGTGATCACTGTGACTGAACTGTCCGGGAGCAGCAAAGATGCAGGATTTGTCTTGAAGGTGGAAGGTGAGTGGATAGTGGGCGCAGGcctatatgtggtcctctgtagctcagctggtagagcacggcgcttgtaacgccaaggtagtgggttcgatccccgggaccacccatacacaaaaatgtatgcacgcatgactgtaagtcgctttggataaaagcgtctgctaaatggcatattattattatataaaatgtGTCATTTTGCTTTAGGCTACAATGTTAGTGTTTCATCATAGCTGACATTTACAAGAACCCCTTTATGGAACTGTTTTACTCTCAGTCCTGGAGACAGTTTCTGTAGCAGCCTTATGGTGTTATTGAACAGTATCTTTATGAGTAGTTCAGTACAAGTGACCATCATTGAACTCTACCTTTATGATTAAGCTAGTTTAGTGGAAATGAGAATTAACATTGTGTGTTCTCCCTCACTGTGTTGTAGAGGTTCTGTATGAGGACTTCCAGTATCTGTCAGTGTTTGCTGTAGTTCTGGCCTCCCTGGCTGGCTTTCTCATGGTCTCCATGTGGCTCATGGACAAAGCCTACTGCCGGATCAAGGCATGGAGACATAGGAGGCAGATGCCAGGTAAATACTTTTAGAATGATTTTGGTGTAATAGAAACATTTAGTAATTCAATGACTCAAGTTTGATTGTTCTTGTGTGTACTCGGTTTGTGTCATTGAATttctctttttttattattatctcCAGAGAATGATATAACGGAGCTGCAACCTCTCTGATATGAAGATATATGACAAATCCACATGATACTGCCCAACAACCAATCTGAGCTAAAATGAAAGACTCATTTTATAAATCAATGAAAGCGTCCACAGCGTGTAAATATCACCAAGTTACTGATTCCAGGAACAGATGAAGGATTGTCAACCTACGTGCCTCAAGACTAGCTGCATGTATTATTTTACTGTACATTAAAACTGTATACACAACAGCTGATATTAATCAATGCTATTTTATATAAGGAAACACACTGACAAGTggaaacaaaatatatatttattttcacaGTAACATTTTAAAtcgaaaaaaaaatatatacattggcACAGGTCCCAGTTAAGTCAAATGTCCAAGCAAATCTACTAACATCAAAGCATGATTTCCACAAAAGTGGATCAAGTTAGGATTCAGCCCATAGTAAAAATCAgagcgagagagtgtgtgtgtgatagtggaCAGACCTAAGGACAGAGGGTGAGGGCAGCCATGAGAAGCTCCATCTTGTAAACAAAGTTGCGTCCCTCCATCTTGCTCCAGTGGACCTCCTTGTAGGGCCCTCGCAGCTGGTTCCACTTCCCATCCTGGATGACATCAGACTTGGGCAGCTCCTTGCTCTTGTTGCGTGGGAACTGGACCAGGACCTTACAGCCACTCTCTGGACCATTACGTACTGGAAAAGATACAACACATTAATTTGGACAAATATTAGCATTATCTTATAAGTTTCAGTCATTCAGATCGTCATGAGTTTTTGGACTAAATGAGCTGTTTAAGGTGAATGACTGCCAATATgccagtgattgattgattgaacgaCGGTACCTG encodes:
- the LOC121557807 gene encoding V-set and transmembrane domain-containing protein 5-like encodes the protein MWPLRLWDTQEVALFFSITLYVCHLAGAILIRSPEQSLTRPVQQDVLFSVDISCVGIPTIQWTFMSGRVSRDIGAWQPGGYTNVSEDYMDRIHTYTNGSMGLSDLRIQDTGFYVITVTELSGSSKDAGFVLKVEEVLYEDFQYLSVFAVVLASLAGFLMVSMWLMDKAYCRIKAWRHRRQMPENDITELQPL